In Haloterrigena turkmenica DSM 5511, a single genomic region encodes these proteins:
- a CDS encoding DUF4242 domain-containing protein, translated as MSDQVHEQELEDFLILRDLDETITETELEAAGEQSGEALATLRDEGVDIRWVESEVLTTEDGDVTGTFCHYRAESEAAIREHADRAGLPATRIDRRGEPLEGE; from the coding sequence ATGTCCGACCAAGTTCACGAGCAAGAGCTCGAGGACTTCCTCATCCTCCGCGATCTGGACGAGACGATCACCGAGACGGAACTGGAGGCGGCCGGCGAGCAATCCGGGGAGGCGCTGGCGACCCTCCGAGACGAGGGCGTCGACATTCGGTGGGTCGAATCCGAGGTGCTGACCACCGAGGACGGCGACGTCACCGGGACGTTCTGTCACTACCGGGCGGAGAGCGAGGCTGCCATCCGCGAACACGCCGACCGCGCCGGACTGCCGGCGACGCGCATCGATCGGCGTGGAGAGCCCCTCGAGGGCGAATAG
- a CDS encoding Rrf2 family transcriptional regulator, which yields MAEITLTTAQRRTVTALVNEYQSIESPVRAKTIAAELGLETESVRRQMGHLRELNLVEGVRGPKGGYRPTDIAYSVLGRRPDEDPEPSVLARDFDRADAVVDEVRFTNVHHPDLCRAHLRFQQSVQEFDEGDTIAVGISPGTELLLAGVIDAIQPTDNVLIVDVARLETPEADSNGDGRNHSASPPDESTFADD from the coding sequence ATGGCAGAGATTACGTTGACGACGGCGCAGCGACGGACGGTGACTGCGCTGGTCAACGAGTATCAGTCGATCGAGTCTCCCGTGCGGGCGAAAACTATCGCGGCGGAACTCGGGCTCGAGACCGAGAGCGTCCGCCGGCAGATGGGCCACCTCCGAGAGCTGAATCTGGTCGAAGGGGTTCGGGGACCGAAGGGTGGATACCGGCCGACCGATATCGCGTACTCGGTGCTCGGCCGACGACCGGACGAGGATCCCGAACCGAGCGTGCTGGCCCGCGATTTCGACCGTGCCGACGCGGTCGTCGACGAGGTTCGCTTTACGAACGTCCACCACCCTGACCTGTGTCGGGCACACCTCCGTTTCCAGCAGTCCGTCCAGGAGTTCGACGAGGGCGACACGATCGCGGTCGGGATCTCCCCCGGAACGGAGCTGCTGTTGGCGGGCGTGATCGACGCCATCCAGCCGACCGACAACGTGTTGATCGTCGACGTCGCGCGCCTGGAGACGCCGGAGGCGGATTCGAACGGAGACGGCCGGAATCACAGCGCTTCCCCGCCCGACGAGTCCACGTTCGCCGACGATTGA
- a CDS encoding UbiA family prenyltransferase, whose translation MAEPVSNSIASRRTRRWLSSLQSALRLFVHSNLFISLSTTSVVVTTLVLAELPLEALPLFIVFATTLFVYTVNRFTDLEEDERNVPDRASFTKRYGRLLLTAGVGLYVVAIAVAVALGLPGAIYLFLPPIVILLYSVGGIKRVFLVKNLFVGFAWGGIPLGVGYYYYDRLWTLEILAFAVYLTAMITVAAAVFDIKDIEGDRQEGIATVPNRFGTAATRRYSQAANLAIAAAVVALVAGSDLPLEFLSLLAMNGYVACYIPFATPDRGPLYYGFVVDGEHVFLAAVVVGLEWLVW comes from the coding sequence GTGGCCGAACCCGTGAGCAATTCGATCGCATCGCGCCGAACTCGACGCTGGCTGTCGTCGCTCCAGTCGGCCCTCCGCCTGTTCGTCCACAGTAACCTCTTCATTTCGCTGTCGACGACCAGCGTCGTCGTCACGACGCTCGTCCTCGCGGAGTTACCTCTCGAGGCGCTCCCGCTCTTTATCGTCTTCGCGACCACGCTGTTCGTCTACACCGTCAACCGATTCACCGACCTCGAGGAGGACGAGCGAAACGTCCCGGACCGCGCCTCGTTTACGAAACGGTACGGTCGACTGCTGCTCACCGCGGGCGTTGGCCTGTACGTCGTCGCCATCGCCGTCGCCGTTGCCCTCGGACTCCCTGGAGCGATCTATCTCTTTCTCCCGCCAATCGTCATTCTGCTCTACTCGGTCGGCGGGATCAAGCGGGTCTTCCTCGTGAAGAACCTGTTCGTCGGGTTCGCCTGGGGCGGTATCCCGCTGGGCGTCGGCTACTACTACTACGACCGCCTCTGGACGCTCGAAATCCTCGCGTTCGCGGTGTATCTGACGGCGATGATAACCGTCGCGGCCGCCGTCTTCGACATCAAGGACATCGAGGGCGACCGCCAGGAGGGGATCGCGACCGTTCCGAATCGGTTCGGGACGGCCGCGACCCGTCGCTACTCCCAGGCCGCGAACCTCGCGATCGCCGCGGCCGTCGTCGCGCTCGTCGCCGGGAGCGACCTCCCCCTCGAGTTCCTCTCCCTGCTCGCGATGAACGGCTACGTCGCCTGTTACATCCCCTTCGCGACGCCCGATCGCGGGCCGCTGTACTACGGGTTCGTCGTCGACGGTGAGCACGTCTTCCTGGCGGCCGTCGTGGTCGGACTCGAGTGGCTGGTCTGGTGA